From the Solanum lycopersicum chromosome 10, SLM_r2.1 genome, one window contains:
- the LOC101268530 gene encoding aldehyde oxidase GLOX has protein sequence MLCCLATHKILTLCYLDIEFDTNTFNSNSLSLMTTSNFIFIFIFLIQFFTIPSLADLPGTWELLVPDAGIASMHTAVTHYNTVVLLDRTDIGPSRRRLPPHHCRNDPNDPILKKDCYAHSLLLDLETNSVRPLRILTDTWCSSGQFLPDGTLLHTGGDLDGFRKFRKFTPCESSSSVCDWEELQNVQLSQGRWYSTNQILPTGEIIIVGGRAASSVEFFPPRETGAVEFPFLTQAEDRQHDNLYPYVHLLPNGHLFIFANNKAVMYDFTANNIVKDYPILDGGPRNYPSAGSSAMLALTQDYSSATIVICGGAQFGAYLQRSTDTPAHGSCGRIEATGENPVWEMEDMPFARIMGDMVMLPTGEILIINGAQAGTQGFEMASNPCLNPVLYRPDEPLGLRFMTLNPGTIPRMYHSTANLLPDGRILLAGSNPHFFYKFGVEFPTELRIEAFSPEYLSADRANLRPVLVELPEKLKYGEDFGVAVTVELPVVGIIEVNIASAPFSTHSFSQGQRLVKLKVTSAIPDDAGKYRIGCTAPPDGKVAPPGYYMVFAVNQGVPGVARWVQIVV, from the coding sequence ATGCTCTGTTGTTTAGCAACTCATAAAATCCTCACACTCTGTTATTTAGACATCGAATTTGACACGAACACTTTCAACTCCAACTCACTCAGTCTAATGACGACTTCTaacttcatcttcatcttcatcttccttATCCAATTCTTCACCATTCCCTCACTTGCTGACCTCCCCGGCACGTGGGAACTCCTGGTCCCTGACGCCGGAATTGCTTCGATGCACACCGCCGTCACCCATTACAACACTGTTGTACTCCTTGACCGCACCGATATTGGTCCTTCCCGAAGAAGACTCCCTCCCCACCATTGCCGTAACGACCCCAATGACCCCATTTTGAAAAAAGACTGTTATGCTCACTCTCTTCTTCTTGATTTGGAAACGAATTCAGTTCGGCCTCTTAGGATCCTCACAGACACTTGGTGTTCTTCCGGCCAATTTCTCCCGGACGGTACTCTTCTCCATACCGGAGGTGATCTTGATGGGTTCCGCAAATTCAGAAAATTCACTCCTTGTGAATCTTCTAGCTCGGTTTGTGATTGGGAAGAACTTCAAAATGTTCAGCTTTCTCAAGGGAGATGGTATTCCACGAATCAGATATTACCCACCGGAGAAATCATAATTGTCGGCGGCCGTGCTGCTAGTAGTGTTGAGTTTTTTCCACCGAGAGAAACCGGAGCGGTTGAATTCCCTTTCTTAACTCAAGCTGAAGATAGACAACATGATAATCTTTATCCTTATGTTCATTTGCTACCAAATGGACATCTCTTCATTTTCGCCAACAATAAAGCCGTCATGTATGATTTTACGGCAAATAATATAGTTAAAGATTACCCAATACTCGACGGTGGTCCAAGAAACTACCCATCAGCAGGATCATCAGCTATGTTGGCCCTAACACAGGATTATTCCTCTGCCACCATTGTTATTTGTGGTGGAGCTCAATTTGGGGCTTATTTACAGAGGAGCACAGATACTCCTGCACATGGGAGTTGCGGTAGAATTGAAGCCACCGGAGAAAACCCAGTTTGGGAAATGGAAGATATGCCCTTTGCGAGAATCATGGGTGATATGGTGATGTTACCAACCGGAGAAATTCTTATCATTAATGGAGCTCAAGCAGGAACACAAGGCTTTGAAATGGCGTCAAATCCTTGTTTGAACCCAGTTTTATACAGACCAGATGAACCTTTAGGACTCCGATTCATGACTTTGAATCCCGGTACAATTCCAAGAATGTATCACTCCACAGCCAATTTGCTTCCGGACGGTCGGATCTTGCTCGCCGGAAGCAACCCACATTTTTTTTACAAGTTCGGGGTGGAATTCCCGACGGAATTAAGGATCGAAGCATTTTCTCCGGAGTATTTATCAGCAGACAGAGCAAACCTCCGACCAGTTCTGGTAGAATTGCCGGAAAAGCTCAAATACGGTGAGGATTTTGGGGTGGCAGTGACGGTGGAGCTGCCGGTGGTTGGCATTATTGAGGTGAATATAGCGAGTGCTCCATTTTCAACACATTCGTTTTCACAGGGGCAAAGGCTTGTGAAATTGAAAGTAACGAGCGCTATTCCCGATGATGCCGGTAAATATAGGATCGGATGTACAGCACCGCCGGACGGGAAGGTGGCGCCGCCGGGATATTACATGGTATTTGCTGTAAACCAAGGAGTGCCAGGTGTAGCACGATGGGTCCAGATAGTTGtttga